GAGATACTCGATCGTCCACTGCCGCTTTGTGAAGGTTGTCAACGACTGACCGGAGTGTCGGCGGCGCCCCAAAGACCTGTCCCAAAAGGCCACCCGCATTGACTTCTGTCAGAACGGATGGCACACGCAGCACGAGGGTTGCGTTGCGCGGCACTGATGGCCCCCGCGATAACAGAAAATAGACCACCACCATGGTGAGCGATGAAACAATCACAGCCGTCATGAACAGCGTCAGGAGGAACCTAATACCGCGTCGTACAAACATCACCGCACCTCCTTAGTAGCCATGCACAAGACCAGCAAAGCATCTTTCACACTCCAGCGTTGAGCTTACTCGACAAGGGGGGTCGAAGAGAGACGAGTTCGGTCGACGCCCATTCTACCTTCCAGCTATAATCGCCAATCCGGGTATGACCTGGGAACCTGTCACATCGCGGAAGTGGCGGAACTGGCAGACGCGCAAGCCTCAGAAGCTTGTGCTCGCAAGGGCGTGGGGGTTCAAATCCCCCCTTCCGCACCACATTTTCCTAGCAATTCTAGCAGTAATGAAAAAGGGCGGCGATGACCGCCGCCCCGTGAAGCCGCCGTGTGCCAATTTTGTGTCAATTTACGGAAAAAACTCAGCGCACTGCGGTCATGGAAAGCGACTCAGCTACGTCATCGGTCGGCTCCGCTGACGCTTCCATGCGTTCCAACGCTGGCTACTGGTTCGACGTGAGCGGTTCTAGTGCTCCGGAGTCGGTCGAAATACAAGATGTCATCGTCGAAACTCGGGAAACTCGGCCTCCAAGACTGGTAATAACCCTGAAGCAACAATCTGGGCCACCTTGGCACTACCCGCATCGTTGAAGTGAGTGAGGTCAAGGTACAGATCGGACCGGCTGGGTAGCTGGTCGGCAAGGTCTAGAACCGAAACATTGTACTGCGCTGCAATTTCAACCAGCGCACGATTATACTCACCGAGAACCTCTGCACTCACGCGACCATTACTCAGCTGACCATTTATCTCGCCGGTCACGATTGTATCGAGGTGGACGCCGGTCACGGGGTCGACACCTTCGCCGTAAAGCGCAGGCTGCGTGATGAAGATCGGCTTGATGCCAGCCCTGACGCAGTTCTCGATCAGCACACGCAGACGCCTGACATAAGACGGGATTAGTTCCTTCCGAACCGTGTCAAGGAGTCTGGTAATCTCCACACCAGAAACCTCACGATGCTGAACTTCGCGCAGGTTGTAATTCGGCCTGTAGACGACTCCGAGGCGTGTCGCCCACCACAATCGTTTCAGAGTAATTACCACATTGACCAGCTCGCTTGACCTGACCTTGGTGTTTACCCATTCGCTCCAACCTGGGTTCGTTGTGTTATAGAGAAAATTGTATGAGCCATCGACGGCTTCAGGCTCCTCGGTTCGACCCATGTCGTTGACCCCAACCAAAAAGAGTGCCACCTTCGGCCCGAGAGCGCTAACATAATCACGGACAAGAACAGTGTGCCCCAGCGTCGAATGACCTGATATTCCTGCGTTGTTCACCCATAAGTCGCGGAAGTAGGGGCTCAGTTCGCTGGCTAGGCGTAATGGCCATGTGTCCTCATCATCAAGGTAGAAGTCTTCCGTCGTGCTTCCTCCGATGGCTAAGACCGTAAGTCGCTCTGCGAAGTCCGATGGCGGCTCCGGCCCTCGGAATCCAAGGCTGTTGGTCGTATAAACTGTGTCGCCGTTCCCGTCCCGTTTCGGTACTTCAATTCGATTATTAACGTTGAGGACGACACGGTTCTGGCGCACGCTCGATCGCAGCGGGTTGTGCACCTGGAGAACCACCTCCACGAGCGCCAGCGCCAGCCCCACACTGAGAGAAACGGTGAACACCCGAAACACAAAGGGACGGAACTTCATTTATAAAGATTCTAGAGGCCTCACGCCCATATACCGAACGAACCGTGGAACCTCCAGCCTAGCCTAGTGCGGTGGAGGGTTCAACGTGATTGAAGCGTGTGCCCTTTTGTCAGTCACTTGCGCGTACCTGTGACTAGCTGTGACAATTTTCGTCAATAGAGACAGGCTGTGAATGGTTGTGACTAGGCTTGGCACAAGTCTCAGAAGCTTGTGCTCGCAAGGGCGTGGGGGTTCAAATCCCCCCTTCCGCACCACATTTTCCTAGCAATTCTAGCAGTAATCAAAAAGGGCGGCGATGATCGCCGCCCCGTCAGATCGTTTTGTGTCACTTTTTCCAAAAAACTCAGCGCTCAGCAACAAGTAGACGAATGATTCCGTCATGTTTGTTTAGCACAAAGATCTGGTCGTTGGGGCCGAGACCGAGACGCATGTCAGCGCGAGTCACCACCTCTTGCCCTTCCACGGTGTTTCTATCCTGCATCAACTGGAGCAAGGTCTTTGGGCCATCACCATTGTTGAACAGAATACGGTGAATTGCCTCCTGGCCACCCGCAGGAAGGTTGTCAGCAGAAAAGGCAAAGACCTCGCCGCTGGGGTTGTCACCAAACAGCACGAGGTTTGTGAGTTGGGGAATCGCGGCCACGCGATAAACATAGACACCTGTCACCGCGGAGGCTGGCTGCAGAAGCGGGTCGAGTTGCCCGTATTCGACGACGGGATACGTCATCTGAGGATCGCCGCGTGGGTTGGCGAGATTGACGACCCCTTGAGTGCCGAAAAATCCGAAGCTGCCTTCCCAGTTGTTCCAGCCGAGGTTGGCGCCGGCCGTGACGAGGCTAACCTCTTCCACTGACGCTTGCCCGATGTCGGCAACAAACATGTTGCCAGTAGCCGAGTCCCAGTTAAAGCGTTGAGGGTTACGCAGACCCAAGGCGTAGATTTCCCCGAGTGTGTCAGGATTGCGATCGTTCGCAAATGGATTGTCGGCGGGAATGCCGTACTCACCGTTGGTGCTGTTGGAGCCCAGCGGGTCGAGACGCAGAATCTTCCCGAAAGCGGAGCCCGGATTCTGGGCCAGGTTGAGTGGGTCACCACCATCGCCACCATCGGCGGCGCCCATGTAGAGCAATCCGAACTCGGCATCGCCTGGCGATGCAAGCGGGTTGAAGGCGAGGTGGCCACCATTGTGATTGCCAACGGGCTGTTCGTAACGGACTAGCTCGCGTGGCAAGCCGCCATCGTAGGTCACGGCCTCAGGATGTTCAGCAGTCCACTCGAGCAGGACCGTATCGTGCGAGTTAATGTCACCGCCTGACGTAAAGTCAGCCGGCGGCCGCGTATCAGTGGTGTCCGTGAGGGTGTAGAACTTCCCAAAGCCGGGAGTTCCTAGGTCGTTAAACTGCGGATGAAAAGCGAAACTCTGAAAACCTTGCTCGCTCCAGGACGAAATAACAGGTATCCCCCAATTGTGCTCATTCAGGTCGAGGTACTGTGTCACAGTCACGCCGTTGTAGCTAACGCTATATAGCGGTCCCCGCATGTCATTCACAAACAAGCGACGCGTGCCTGGCTCATCGATCAGCAGCATCATCCGTGCCGCCGTTCCATCACGGTTCGGGATGGTGGCGAACTCGACAATGCCGACCTCGATGGCACGATGCCCTGCGGCAATGAGGTTAGAAAAGGGGTCTTCCGCGACGCCATGACCGTTGGCGTAGATAGCCACCAAGGCGCGCTGCGCCGCCGCCGAACCCTGTTTGGCCGCTAGCAGATACAACCGCTCTGCTTCACTTGCGTCCTGCGCCACACCCCGACCCTCGGCATACATGCTCCCAAGGGTGAGCTGGGCCGCAAGATGTTCCTGTTCGGCTGCGAGTAGATACCACCGCACCGCTTCGTTCGTGTCCTGCGCCACGCCTCGCCCGTCCAAATACATACTTCCAAGAGTGAACCGCGCGTCAGCATGCCCTTGCTCCGCCGCCAGCCGATACCACCGCACCGCTTCGGCTTCGTCCTGCGTAACACCGCGGCCACGCCCATACATAATCCCAAGGGCAAGCTGCGCCGTAGCATCGCCTTGTTCCGCCGCCAGCCGATGCCACCGTGCCCCCTCCGCCTCGTCCTGTGTAACCCCGCGCCCCTCGGCATACATCACCC
This genomic window from Vicinamibacterales bacterium contains:
- a CDS encoding SGNH/GDSL hydrolase family protein; its protein translation is MKFRPFVFRVFTVSLSVGLALALVEVVLQVHNPLRSSVRQNRVVLNVNNRIEVPKRDGNGDTVYTTNSLGFRGPEPPSDFAERLTVLAIGGSTTEDFYLDDEDTWPLRLASELSPYFRDLWVNNAGISGHSTLGHTVLVRDYVSALGPKVALFLVGVNDMGRTEEPEAVDGSYNFLYNTTNPGWSEWVNTKVRSSELVNVVITLKRLWWATRLGVVYRPNYNLREVQHREVSGVEITRLLDTVRKELIPSYVRRLRVLIENCVRAGIKPIFITQPALYGEGVDPVTGVHLDTIVTGEINGQLSNGRVSAEVLGEYNRALVEIAAQYNVSVLDLADQLPSRSDLYLDLTHFNDAGSAKVAQIVASGLLPVLEAEFPEFRR
- a CDS encoding PQQ-dependent sugar dehydrogenase; translated protein: NPMSDRHARLIALAVIALATLNTAACATVELTPEEIRSVRISGLRARAEQGDLVAQVILGDLYAEGDGVPQDEAEAVRWYRLAAEQGYAEAQLALGGMYFAGRGVPEDASEGVRWWRLAAEQGHQPAQTGLGGRYFDGRGVPRDEAEAVRWYRMAAEQGDAEVLDWLLVAAEQGSAEAQVNLAEMYSEMIDEARPDSDTFRWYRLAAEQGHADAVVWLQQTAESGDSGAQVVLAGMYATGRGVPQDDGEAVRWYRPAAEQGNVAAQVNLGVMYEGGRGVTEDPAEAMAWYRRAVEEGSEEAVTWIREAANQGWAEARVILAAVYASGQGVAQDVAEALRWYRLAAEQGSPEAVSGIHRIAEQGNAEAQFALGEIYFSGQGVAEDAAEGVRWWRLAAEQGHLPAQTGLGGRYFDGRGVAQDAAEAVRWYRLAAEQGDAEVLAWLHLNAEQGVMPAQAGLAEMYADGRGVAQDAAEALRWYRQAAEQGHVDTQLELGGMYFSGKGVAQDTREALWWYRQAAEQGAAEATAWVRRMAEQGSTEAQHGLGVMYAEGRGVTQDEAEGARWHRLAAEQGDATAQLALGIMYGRGRGVTQDEAEAVRWYRLAAEQGHADARFTLGSMYLDGRGVAQDTNEAVRWYLLAAEQEHLAAQLTLGSMYAEGRGVAQDASEAERLYLLAAKQGSAAAQRALVAIYANGHGVAEDPFSNLIAAGHRAIEVGIVEFATIPNRDGTAARMMLLIDEPGTRRLFVNDMRGPLYSVSYNGVTVTQYLDLNEHNWGIPVISSWSEQGFQSFAFHPQFNDLGTPGFGKFYTLTDTTDTRPPADFTSGGDINSHDTVLLEWTAEHPEAVTYDGGLPRELVRYEQPVGNHNGGHLAFNPLASPGDAEFGLLYMGAADGGDGGDPLNLAQNPGSAFGKILRLDPLGSNSTNGEYGIPADNPFANDRNPDTLGEIYALGLRNPQRFNWDSATGNMFVADIGQASVEEVSLVTAGANLGWNNWEGSFGFFGTQGVVNLANPRGDPQMTYPVVEYGQLDPLLQPASAVTGVYVYRVAAIPQLTNLVLFGDNPSGEVFAFSADNLPAGGQEAIHRILFNNGDGPKTLLQLMQDRNTVEGQEVVTRADMRLGLGPNDQIFVLNKHDGIIRLLVAER